Proteins from one Malania oleifera isolate guangnan ecotype guangnan chromosome 4, ASM2987363v1, whole genome shotgun sequence genomic window:
- the LOC131153795 gene encoding uncharacterized protein LOC131153795, whose translation MEKILVVLSCTEAQKVLLATFKLIKEAERWWVAKAEEFFHLTQRQLTVQQYAAKFMELSRFAPFMVPDEFQKARWFERGLKPRIHEQVTVLKVQNFSELVDRATVVELSLQRSAEMTEQRKRPLPPSFSDNARQGSWKRQICWGTEI comes from the exons atggagaaaatattaGTAGTGTTATCTTGCACTGAGGCACAGAAGGTTCTCCTCGCTACCTTTAAGCTAATAAAGGAGGCCGAGCGTTGGTG GGTTGCAAAGGCAGAGGAATTCTTCCACCTGACTCAGAGGCAACTTACTGTGCAGCAGTACGCTGCGAAGTTCATGGAGCTCTCCCGTTTTGCACCttttatggttccagatgaattcCAGAAGGcaaggtggtttgagaggggattGAAACCAAGAATTCACGAACAAGTGACAGTCCTGAAGGTACAAAATTTTTCagagctggtggatagagccaccgtGGTAGAATTGAGTCTGCAAAGGAGTGCAGAGATGACagagcagaggaagaggcctTTGCCTCCTAGTTTTTCTGATAATGCTAGACAGGGCTCGTGGAAGAGACAGATATGTTGGGGGACAGagatttga